The window NNNNNNNNNNNNNNNNNNNNNNNNNNNNNNNNNNNNNNNNNNNNNNNNNNNNNNNNNNNNNNNNNNNNNNNNNNNNNNNNNNNNNNNNNNNNNNNNNNNNNNNNNNNNNNNNNNNNNNNNNNNNNNNNNNNNNNNNNNNNNNNNNNNNNNNNNNNNNNNNNNNNNNNNNNNNNNNNNNNNNNNNNNNNNNNNNNNNNNNNNNNNNNNNNNNNNNNNNNNNNNNNNNNNNNNNNNNNNNNNNNNNNNNNNNNNNNNNNNNNNNNNNNNNNNNNNNNNNNNNNNNNNNNNNNNNNNNNNNNNNNNNNNNNNNNNNNNNNNNNNNNNNNNNNNNNNNNNNNNNNNNNNNNNNNNNNNNNNNNNNNNNNNNNNNNNNNNNNNNNNNNNNNNNNNNNNNNNNNNNNNNNNNNNNNNNNNNNNNNNNNNNNNNNNNNNNNNNNNNNNNNNNNNNNNNNNNNNNNNNNNNNNNNNNNNNNNNNNNNNNNNNNNNNNNNNNNNNNNNNNNNNNNNNNNNNNNNNNNNNNNNNNNNNNNNNNNNNNNNNNNNNNNNNNNNNNNNNNNNNNNNNNNNNNNNNNNNNNNNNNNNNNNNNNNNNNNNNNNNNNNNNNNNNNNNNNNNNNNNNNNNNNNNNNNNNNNNNNNNNNNNNNNNNNNNNNNNNNNNNNNNNNNNNNNNNNNNNNNNNNNNNNNNNNNNNNNNNNNNNNNNNNNNNNNNNNNNNNNNNNNNNNNNNNNNNNNNNNNNNNNNNNNNNNNNNNNNNNNNNNNNNNNNNNNNNNNNNNNNNNNNNNNNNNNNNNNNNNNNNNNNNNNNNNNNNNNNNNNNNNNNNNNNNNNNNNNNNNNNNNNNNNNNNNNNNNNNNNNNNNNNNNNNNNNNNNNNNNNNNNNNNNNNNNNNNNNNNNNNNNNNNNNNNNNNNNNNNNNNNNNNNNNNNNNNNNNNNNNNNNNNNNNNNNNNNNNNNNNNNNNNNNNNNNNNNNNNNNNNNNNNNNNNNNNNNNNNNNNNNNNNNNNNNNNNNNNNNNNNNNNNNNNNNNNNNNNNNNNNNNNNNNNNNNNNNNNNNNNNNNNNNNNNNNNNNNNNNNNNNNNNNNNNNNNNNNNNNNNNNNNNNNNNNNNNNNNNNNNNNNNNNNNNNNNNNNNNNNNNNNNNNNNNNNNNNNNNNNNNNNNNNNNNNNNNNNNNNNNNNNNNNNNNNNNNNNNNNNNNNNNNNNNNNNNNNNNNNNNNNNNNNNNNNNNNNNNNNNNNNNNNNNNNNNNNNNNNNNNNNNNNNNNNNNNNNNNNNNNNNNNNNNNNNNNNNNNNNNNNNNNNNNNNNNNNNNNNNNNNNNNNNNNNNNNNNNNNNNNNNNNNNNNNNNNNNNNNNNNNNNNNNNNNNNNNNNNNNNNNNNNNNNNNNNNNNNNNNNNNNNNNNNNNNNNNNNNNNNNNNNNNNNNNNNNNNNNNNNNNNNNNNNNNNNNNNNNNNNNNNNNNNNNNNNNNNNNNNNNNNNNNNNNNNNNNNNNNNNNNNNNNNNNNNNNNNNNNNNNNNNNNNNNNNNNNNNNNNNNNNNNNNNNNNNNNNNNNNNNNNNNNNNNNNNNNNNNNNNNNNNNNNNNNNNNNNNNNNNNNNNNNNNNNNNNNNNNNNNNNNNNNNNNNNNNNNNNNNNNNNNNNNNNNNNNNNNNNNNNNNNNNNNNNNNNNNNNNNNNNNNNNNNNNNNNNNNNNNNNNNNNNNNNNNNNNNNNNNNNNNNNNNNNNNNNNNNNNNNNNNNNNNNNNNNNNNNNNNNNNNNNNNNNNNNNNNNNNNNNNNNNNNNNNNNNNNNNNNNNNNNNNNNNNNNNNNNNNNNNNNNNNNNNNNNNNNNNNNNNNNNNNNNNNNNNNNNNNNNNNNNNNNNNNNNNNNNNNNNNNNNNNNNNNNNNNNNNNNNNNNNNNNNNNNNNNNNNNNNNNNNNNNNNNNNNNNNNNNNNNNNNNNNNNNNNNNNNNNNNNNNNNNNNNNNNNNNNNNNNNNNNNNNNNNNNNNNNNNNNNNNNNNNNNNNNNNNNNNNNNNNNNNNNNNNNNNNNNNNNNNNNNNNNNNNNNNNNNNNNNNNNNNNNNNNNNNNNNNNNNNNNNNNNNNNNNNNNNNNNNNNNNNNNNNNNNNNNNNNNNNNNNNNNNNNNNNNNNNNNNNNNNNNNNNNNNNNNNNNNNNNNNNNNNNNNNNNNNNNNNNNNNNNNNNNNNNNNNNNNNNNNNNNNNNNNNNNNNNNNNNNNNNNNNNNNNNNNNNNNNNNNNNNNNNNNNNNNNNNNNNNNNNNNNNNNNNNNNNNNNNNNNNNNNNNNNNNNNNNNNNNNNNNNNNNNNNNNNNNNNNNNNNNNNNNNNNNNNNNNNNNNNNNNNNNNNNNNNNNNNNNNNNNNNNNNNNNNNNNNNNNNNNNNNNNNNNNNNNNNNNNNNNNNNNNNNNNNNNNNNNNNNNNNNNNNNNNNNNNNNNNNNNNNNNNNNNNNNNNNNNNNNNNNNNNNNNNNNNNNNNNNNNNNNNNNNNNNNNNNNNNNNNNNNNNNNNNNNNNNNNNNNNNNNNNNNNNNNNNNNNNNNNNNNNNNNNNNNNNNNNNNNNNNNNNNNNNNNNNNNNNNNNNNNNNNNNNNNNNNNNNNNNNNNNNNNNNNNNNNNNNNNNNNNNNNNNNNNNNNNNNNNNNNNNNNNNNNNNNNNNNNNNNNNNNNNNNNNNNNNNNNNNNNNNNNNNNNNNNNNNNNNNNNNNNNNNNNNNNNNNNNNNNNNNNNNNNNNNNNNNNNNNNNNNNNNNNNNNNNNNNNNNNNNNNNNNNNNNNNNNNNNNNNNNNNNNNNNNNNNNNNNNNNNNNNNNNNNNNNNNNNNNNNNNNNNNNNNNNNNNNNNNNNNNNNNNNNNNNNNNNNNNNNNNNNNNNNNNNNNNNNNNNNNNNNNNNNNNNNNNNNNNNNNNNNNNNNNNNNNNNNNNNNNNNNNNNNNNNNNNNNNNNNNNNNNNNNNNNNNNNNNNNNNNNNNNNNNNNNNNNNNNNNNNNNNNNNNNNNNNNNNNNNNNNNNNNNNNNNNNNNNNNNNNNNNNNNNNNNNNNNNNNNNNNNNNNNNNNNNNNNNNNNNNNNNNNNNNNNNNNNNNNNNNNNNNNNNNNNNNNNNNNNNNNNNNNNNNNNNNNNNNNNNNNNNNNNNNNNNGGTGGAATACCCTTGCGTGAGCACCCATAAACCACTTGGTAAGTGATCGATCTCAATTTTAAAAGGTGGTTTTCTATAGTAGATGGAGGGGGAACTCAAGTGAGGTTGTGGATGAGGGGGATGATGGAGGTTTCCGGATTTGAAAAGGTTGTTGGAAGATAGGCATAATAAGTAGGAACAAGGTCCTCTATGGCTAAATATAAGTCAGAGAAAACCACAAAACAGGTAAAAGCACCACTAAGGTGAGAAGGAGATCGAATCAATCGATAACAAGAAGAAGCGAAAAGACCAATAGAACTAGTGGCGGAGCCAGGATGAAAATCTCACCCGAGCTAATTGTAGCATATGAAAAAAAAATAATAATGAAACTTGTCGGTACGAGAAATTTCTGTTCATTAAAAAAAGAACACATAAATAGAGGGACATAGCAAACATTAAACGCATTTGCATCAACCAAAATGCAACATGAGACACAATACAATACAAGAAACACATAAATAAAACTAATTCAACCTTACTCCGCACAACCCCAAAGCTTAAATTCATTTATCACCACCTTATTGTCAACCGCTTCAACAAGGCTTTTGCACTACTACAACTCTCTCACTCTCTATTAGGGACTAGTGACCAATGGTTTACAACCAATAATTAAGTCATCATTGTAAAAGATCAGTGTGTTATTTTTGTTTACCACTGTCAATCAGCTGGCTATTTAGGAATAGTAAAGACATATATAATATAATATTCTAAGAAAATTACCAGCGCTCTTATTTTATTGAAGGAAAATAGATGGAGAATTGGAGATGAGTATAAACGGTCAGATTGTCCCATCTCTTAAATCTTATCCCATTCCATTATGGAAAACTGAGCCCTAAACCCTAGTCTCCCCATATCTATATGTATTCCGAGAGAAAATCTTACGTGCGACGGCTGTGCCACGTGGACGGTGTGACCGTCCAGTCGTAGGGCGACGCGTGTTTTTTTTTTTTTTCTACAGCTCTTCTTCTTCCTCCCTGCCTCTTCTCCGGCGAAGCATAGCAGGTTCTTTCCCTCTGCCAAGCTGCCGCCTCAAACCTCGACCCCCCGCCGCCTCCACCATAGCTTTGTAGAAACCTGCCGCCGTCGAGCCGCGCGGGATTGGTTTCGCCGGAGAAGAGGCAGGGAGGAAGAAGAAAAGTTATAGAAAAAAAAAAAAACAAACGCGTCGGCCTGCGGCTGGACGGTCGCACTGTCCACGTGGCATGGCCGTCGCACGTAAGATTTTCTCTAATTCCAAAGAAGAAAAGCTGATAAAAGCATGTACCGCTCTTCCCTCTCATTACGTTATTTTTCCTTTTCACAGAGTTCTCACCCTTATGTATCGTGGACTCGTCGTCTCTTCCATTGATCATATGCAGGCGGCACCTATAAAATAATATTGGTTTCTCTTATGGATCGGACTCTCTCGATCTACCCAAACCCCCGATCTGAATAGCCGTGCACTATATATATATATTTTTTAATATGATGTAGATTTTTAATGCAGTTGCAGATTCTCACCTGCGCTCCAGCGTAGTCAAGACTAGGCTGGCTCCGCTCCTGAATAGAACCCACCCTCAACTCTCAAGCCTTTGATCTAGATCCGGAGAGATCTAAATCTAAACAAGAAAGACGGGTGAGGGCTGAGTTGCAGATCTACTTTCTCTCTCTAAGTTTAGAGAGCGAGGCTCTCGATAGTAAATATATCATTCACTAGATGATGGGGATGAATTGTGTGCAAATGTTAAGTAATAGGTCAAACGTGGGAAAATGAACGTCATATATACCTAAAGTTTCTATGACGATTCTGAACGTTATGGCCTATTCTTATAAGGACGTTTATTAAATGTCATTAAAACATATCATTCATGGTGTTTTTTAATCATTATGGCCAAGTTATCATTCTTGACATTTATAAAATGTCATGGAGATATTTTTAATGACGTTTAAAAATTATCATAAAAATGATGACAGTTAAAACGTCATCAAATAGTCAGACATACAATAACATTTGGTAAACGTCATAAATTTTGAACAAAATTTAGATTTATGACGTGTGTTATCCAAAACGTCATGGAAAGAATATATAATGACGTTTTCAATCAAAACGTTGTAAAAATAAGTGTCATTAAAAACAATATTTGTAGTAGTGTCTGGTCTAATCATTTTCCAAGAAACCAGTGGTTCTCTCATCCTTCTCGGCAATCGTCTCTAATATTTGGGAACTTAAGGAGAAGGTTTTGGTCCGGCAAGAGGAGGGAGAGGAAGGAGGCAGTTCAGCGTGTTCAGGTGCGCGTGGACGTCTGTTGAAGGCTACTGCCACGATGGCGGTTGGATTTTTCGACGATGTCGGTGTTGGTACGGCTAGATTATGAGAAGAGACATGGGTTGTATGAGGCGTGTGGGTTTTTCAATCATGGTGGTGGTGGTTGTGATAGGTTGGTGGAAACTGAATTGAAGGTGTTGTTGAAGCTGGCGATTGTGTAGTTGGAAGTGGCTGCCGTGTCGACAGTCGAGCAGATTGTTGTGACGTCGGTGGGTGTTATTCCAATAGGCGCAATCATTTGTGTTTAGAGTCACGCGGTGGGTCACTCGAGTCTATAGGGGTTGAGGCAGATGTCGTTGCTTTGGCGTCGGGTGAGGATGGCACGGCTGCTACAGTTTTAAGTGTGGGATTGTGTTCGGAAAAATATACCGAATTGGGCCAGTTGTTTGGCTACGTGGAATGGATAATGAGAAGCAAGGGTTGGCTGAGGACTGGGCTTCGGTCGCCATCTTCTCTATAATTTCTCTTTTGAGTAAATTTTTTTCTCCAACTCTAACAGCTTCGTTGTTTTAGAGAATTCAAGGTTTTTGGGTGAAATTAAAGGGATGCCGAAATTAAAAACCTTTTGAAATATGGCGAGCAAACTGTAATTTTAGGATGGTAGAAGTAATTTCCTAGTTACGAACTTAAACCACGGAAAATATAAAAAGTTCGAAGATGCGAGGAGGGAGGTTAAAAGTTAAAACATACCAAAATCACCGAGAGCGGGATTTCTAGGGTTTTAGATCCTCTGCGATTCCAATTCCCCCACCCCCAAAATGACGAACAGAGCCAATCTCAGACCCCAATCGAAACCAATTTCAAAGCCAGCACTCAAATTGCTATGGATGATCAGAAAACGCAAACACCTTTCCCTCTCTTTCCGCCGTTCCTCAATGCCGGACGGCTGCGCCGCGGTTCTCAACGACCACGAAGACATCCTCGTCGAAATCCTCGCAAGACTGCCGGTCAAAACCCTAATGCGATTCCGTTGCGTCTGCACGACATGGCGTTCGCTAATCGCCGACCCCCATTTCGTCAAGAAGCACATGAAATACGACGCCGAGAGAGGCGTAAACGACGACGACATGCGGCTGCTGTTCTCCATGAAGCCGCCCAGCACCATGGCCTTGGCGGATTTGAAGGGCTTGAAGGACGCTGGGCAGGATTTGAAGAGTTTCAGAGAGGACCGTGTCGCAATCAGAGAGCTGGAGTTTCCGGTTTGTCTTGATTTCGTTCAACATTCGGATATTGTGAATTTTGGTAGTTGTAATGGGATTATTTGTGTTCAGTTTCGCAAGGATTTTGTGTTGTGGAACCCTTGTACTGGAGACCACAAGGTGTTGCCAAAACCGAGTGGTGTTTCGTTCTATTCGCAGTATTATGGATTTGGTTATGATGAAATCAATGATGATTACAAGGTAGTGAAGGGGTCACATAATGAAATTGGTGTGGATGGTCCGATGAAAGCGATGGTGCAGGTGTTTTCACTCAGGAGAGGTACATGGAACACATATCCTGGCCCGAGGAACAGTTGCATGATAGGGAACTATCCTTGCCAGATGAACAGTTGCATGAAAGGGCAGGGGGGTTTTGTGAATGGAGTGCTGCATTGGTTGCGGTTTGAGGAGAGATGTAAGACAGAAAGCAGGGAGATTATGCCTTTTAGTTTAGCTGAGGAGAAGTTTCTGGAGGCGATGTCGCTTCCCTATGAATTTGGTGGAATTTTGATTTGCCAGAATCGTCTCTGCGTGCATAGTGACAGAGCGATGGTGAGGATTATGATGATGAAGGAATATGGGGTCAAGGAATCTTGGACTGAAGTGCTGTATATTACTTATCATACTGTACCTGAGATATATGATGAGATATGTAAGGTGACGCCTCTGTGGATTCTGGAGAATGGGGATGTTTTGGCATACACGGTACAGCAAGGAGTCTACTTGTCAGTATATAAACCAAAGGATAAGGCATTTACGAATGTTATCAGGCCTGAAGTGAGTTACATGTTTGAAGCAATCGCTTACAAAGAAACTTTGGTTTCACCGATAACTGGCAGTCTCAGAGACATCTGACAACATCATTGTGAGTCTTTTCTGTCTAATATGATCAAACTTATTGTATATTGTGTTTATAGCTAATGTTAGATTATGTTGCCTGGACATTATAAACTGATATTCAGCTTTGCTTTTCTCTTTCCTTATTGTGCACAAGGTAATTAGCTACTGTTTTCTTGTGCCCTTTGTATCCTGGTTTAAAAGCTGCTGGTTAGTGGCCAGAATGAGAAGAACATATATTAGATTTTTAGTCTGGCGATTTAATGTCACTATAGCATGTGACCGTCTCTTATTGGATCTAAGGTCTGGTATAAAGTAACTACTACCCTAGTACCCTTTGTCATGCATCCTGAAAACTTGCCGATGGCTTGCCATTTTGTGAAGTGTGAACTAACAATCCCCATCCAAATACAGCTTTGGTATAAATTTCTTTATTACTTTCCTTGACACTTCTATACACAATGGTAGCCAGTAGCCACTGGAAGGATTCACTGAACTGTCTCTATCAGTGAAGATTGTTCTTGAATTGAGGGATTTTGTCTTTAGAATCGCTACTACATTTTCTTAAACAATGGTACTTTTCCTTATGCGTTTTCCCTTTTAAGCATCATCCTCTTTCTTCTGCATTCATCTTCGT of the Fragaria vesca subsp. vesca linkage group LG6, FraVesHawaii_1.0, whole genome shotgun sequence genome contains:
- the LOC101301313 gene encoding F-box/kelch-repeat protein At3g06240-like; translated protein: MTNRANLRPQSKPISKPALKLLWMIRKRKHLSLSFRRSSMPDGCAAVLNDHEDILVEILARLPVKTLMRFRCVCTTWRSLIADPHFVKKHMKYDAERGVNDDDMRLLFSMKPPSTMALADLKGLKDAGQDLKSFREDRVAIRELEFPVCLDFVQHSDIVNFGSCNGIICVQFRKDFVLWNPCTGDHKVLPKPSGVSFYSQYYGFGYDEINDDYKVVKGSHNEIGVDGPMKAMVQVFSLRRGTWNTYPGPRNSCMIGNYPCQMNSCMKGQGGFVNGVLHWLRFEERCKTESREIMPFSLAEEKFLEAMSLPYEFGGILICQNRLCVHSDRAMVRIMMMKEYGVKESWTEVLYITYHTVPEIYDEICKVTPLWILENGDVLAYTVQQGVYLSVYKPKDKAFTNVIRPEVSYMFEAIAYKETLVSPITGSLRDI